The Engystomops pustulosus chromosome 4, aEngPut4.maternal, whole genome shotgun sequence genome contains a region encoding:
- the LOC140127857 gene encoding interleukin-1 beta-like, with the protein MAMADFSIEYSEDVGEFYIDDLSFKKKTQKTHIQLKLHKDCWSPFHSGVKSEIRKPGKPMSSLRKAIMLVVVVEKLKGKTRSEKQDFFGDDDLLNHILVEEDITCNEIGTYDASKSQYRYNKTTVHVIRDHRQKCLALQQFQENACLVALFLQGQNIESEAKINVDSYVAQPFNINKRPVTLGIAGSKFYLFCAVKQGTEDPDLSLKEVDNIKDIKDDDLLPFMFFKKPSNGVFNSFESMAFPGYCISTSQQESNPVQLKPEESQVFLQDFIVNPNF; encoded by the exons ACCCAGAAGACACACATACAATTAAAACTCCACAAGGATTGCTGGTCACCTTTCCATTCTGGAGTAAAATCGGAGATAAGAAAGCCTGGAAAACCGATGTCCTCCCTCAGGAAAGCCATAATGCTGGTTGTAGTTGTGGAAAAGCTGAAGGGAAAAACAAGAAGCGAGAAGCAGGACTTTTTCGGTGATGACGACCTGCTGAATCACATCCTTGTAGAGG AAGACATTACCTGCAACGAAATAGGAACTTATGATGCCTCTAAATCTCAATATCGGTACAACAAAACAACAGTGCACGTTATTCGGGATCACAGACAAAAGTGCTTAGCTCTACAGCAGTTTCAGGAAAATGCTTGTCTCGTGGCCCTGTTTTTGCAAGGGCAGAATATCGAGAGTGAAG CTAAAATCAATGTGGACAGCTATGTTGCGCAACCATTCAACATCAACAAGCGTCCAGTCACGTTGGGTATTGCTGGTTCCAAATTCTATTTGTTCTGCGCTGTCAAGCAGGGGACAGAAGATCCCGATTTGTCTCTGAAG GAAGTGGACAATATAAAAGATATAAAGGACGATGACTTGTTACCCTTCATGTTCTTCAAGAAGCCCAGTAATGGTGTATTTAACTCCTTTGAATCGATGGCCTTCCCCGGCTATTGTATAAGCACATCTCAGCAGGAGAGTAATCCAGTCCAGCTCAAGCCAGAAGAAAGCCAAGTCTTCCTGCAAGATTTTATAGTGAATCCAAATTTTTAG